GCTCGCCGAGGCGTACGTCTTTCACGCCACGGTGCGGGAGAATGTGCTGCTCGGCCGCCCGGGTGCGGACGAGGGGGCGCTGGCCGCCGCGACCACCGCGGCCGGGCTGACGGACTGGGTCCGGGCCCAGCCGGACGGCTGGGACACGGTGGTCGGCGAGGAGGGCGGGCAGCTCTCCGGCGGTCAGCGGCAGCGGCTCGCGCTCGCCCGCGCCCTGCTCGCCGCGCCCGGGGTGCTGGTGCTCGACGAGCCGACCGAGGGTCTCGACCCGGTCGCGGCCGACGAGGTGCTCGCCGCCACGCTGGCCGCGACCCCCGCCTGGCACTCGGTACTGCTGATCACCCATCGACTCAGCGGCCTCGCCGCGCTCGACGAGATCCTGGTGCTGGACGCCGGCCGGGTCGTCCAGCGCGGCCGGCATACGGAGTTGGTCTCGACGCCGGGCTGGTACCGCGAGCAGTGGGTGCTGCAGCAGGCCGCCGAGCACGGCTACCTCGCCCTGTCTCCCTGACCCCTCGGGGGCGGCTCCGGGATGTCCCCGACGCCGGGGCACCGCCGCGCATGGCAGGGTGGGGGCATGCCGGTCGGGGATGACGTGTTGGTCGAGGAGCACCTGCGGCAACTCGCCGGTCGGCTCCGTGGGCCGCGCCGGCTGCGCGCCGACCTGATGACCGAGGCACGGCACGGGCTGCTCGACGCCGTCGAGGCGTACCGGGACAGCGGCCTGCCCGCCCGCGAGGCGTCCCGGCAGGCGGTCGCCGAGTTCGGTACGCCGGACCAGCTCGCCCCGGCTTACCAGGCCGAGTTGGCGGTGGCGGCGCTGCGCGGGCTGTCGCTGCGGGTGGGCGCCTTCGCCGCGGCCGCCTCCGTGGCCGGCGATCTGACCTGGCGCGGATCGACGTGGAGTGCCGGTCCCCGACCGCCGGACGGCTACCTGCTGTTGTCGCAGTCGGTGGAGTGGATCTGGGCCGGTGCGTTCCTGCTCGGCCTGGCCGGGCTGCTGCTCGTGACGGCCACCGCGCGCTCGGCCAGCCCCGCGTTGACCGGCCTGGCACGCACGGTGGGCACCGCGCTGACCGGTGCCGCCGTCCTGGGCGCGCTGGCCGGCGCGGGGCTGTTCACCTGGTCGTTCCTGCTCTGGGACGCGGCTCTCACCTGGCCGCCGATGGTCATCGGCATGGTCGCCGCCACCGCCGCCCACGTCTGGGTGGGGCGGGCCGCCCGCGTCTGGCTGCTGGCGACCCGCTGAGGGGTCAGCCGGCCGTCGTGGGCGTGGCGCCCGGGTCCAGGAAGCGCCCGACCGTCGCGCTGAACTCACGCCACCCCGACCGCTGGTCGGCCAGCGCGCGCCGGCCCGCGTCGGTGAGTTCGTACGTCCGCCGTTCCCGGCCGTTGACGGTGCTCCAGGCGCTGGCCACGTGGCCGGCCCGCTCCAGTCGCCGCAGCGCCGGGTAGACCGTGCCGGTGGGCAGATCGAGCCGGCCGTCGCTGCGCGCCCGCAGTGCCTCGATGATGGCGTAGCCGTGCTGGGCGCCCCGTTCCAGCACGGCCAGGAGCAGGGCGTCGAGGTGTCCGTGCAGCGCCTGGGCGTTCATACGTAGAGACGCTACTTGTTGTCCGGGTGGTGGCGCCACCGGGGTGCGGCCACCGGTTACCCAGCGCAGCCAACTAGGGTATGTGCCCAGAGTCACTCACCGGCATCAACGCCGGCGGGTGGTAGCCCGACGCACCCGGAGGTCACCGTGGCCCGCCAGTCGCCCCAACGGCCGGACGCCG
This is a stretch of genomic DNA from Micromonospora sp. WMMD1082. It encodes these proteins:
- a CDS encoding helix-turn-helix transcriptional regulator; amino-acid sequence: MNAQALHGHLDALLLAVLERGAQHGYAIIEALRARSDGRLDLPTGTVYPALRRLERAGHVASAWSTVNGRERRTYELTDAGRRALADQRSGWREFSATVGRFLDPGATPTTAG
- a CDS encoding permease prefix domain 1-containing protein encodes the protein MPVGDDVLVEEHLRQLAGRLRGPRRLRADLMTEARHGLLDAVEAYRDSGLPAREASRQAVAEFGTPDQLAPAYQAELAVAALRGLSLRVGAFAAAASVAGDLTWRGSTWSAGPRPPDGYLLLSQSVEWIWAGAFLLGLAGLLLVTATARSASPALTGLARTVGTALTGAAVLGALAGAGLFTWSFLLWDAALTWPPMVIGMVAATAAHVWVGRAARVWLLATR